Proteins encoded together in one Lathyrus oleraceus cultivar Zhongwan6 chromosome 5, CAAS_Psat_ZW6_1.0, whole genome shotgun sequence window:
- the LOC127086692 gene encoding probable 2-oxoglutarate-dependent dioxygenase AOP1, giving the protein MGNENEIPILNFNISGGVKLEEGGEEWKEMSKKVREAFESHGCFLIRCDDISNDLHDRFFTGMKSLFDLPEETKKKSVSSRAYRGYTSKSRILPYAESFGIDNDVNPDTALQDFIDLMWPQGNPSFSAALGIYTSKTRELSTIIMKMVVEAFELPEHYNLDAEELNYYNDARMTRYSTSEETKGSNIGLVPHTDKGTISFLCDNGVQGLQLLPKTGNWVDINIPTNGFVVVVGDILQAWSNRRLEAATHRVVARDEERFAFVLFAVPREGMIIKGPSEFVDDENPLHYRPFVYDEYVNYQHSTGTQEAPMDKFAGL; this is encoded by the exons atgggTAATGAGAATGAGATCCCAATTTTGAATTTTAATATTAGCGGTGGAGTGAAGTTAGAAGAAGGGGGCGAAGAGTGGAAAGAAATGAGCAAGAAAGTGAGAGAAGCATTTGAGAGTCATGGTTGTTTTCTCATAAGGTGTGATGATATCTCAAATGATTTACATGATAGATTTTTCACAGGCATGAAATCATTGTTTGATTTACCTGAAGAAACTAAGAAGAAGTCTGTTAGCTCAAGGGCTTATAGGGGATACACTTCAAAAAGTCGTATCCTACCCTATGCTGAATCCTTTGGAATTGATAATGATGTTAATCCAGATACGGCTCTTCAAGACTTTATTGATCTCATGTGGCCTCAAGGGAATCCATCTTTTAG TGCGGCGCTAGGTATTTATACTTCGAAAACTCGTGAGCTAAGTACAATTATTATGAAGATGGTTGTGGAAGCCTTTGAGCTTCCAGAGCATTATAACTTGGATGCTGAAGAGTTGAATTACTACAATGATGCAAGAATGACTAGGTACTCAACTTCTGAAGAGACCAAGGGTTCTAATATTGGTTTGGTACCTCACACTGACAAAGGAACTATTTCCTTCCTATGTGACAATGGAGTTCAAGGTCTGCAGTTGCTACCCAAAACAGGAAATTGGGTTGACATAAATATTCCCACCAATGGCTTTGTGGTAGTTGTTGGTGATATATTGCAG GCGTGGAGTAATAGGAGACTTGAGGCGGCCACACACAGAGTGGTGGCAAGGGATGAAGAGAGATTTGCATTTGTACTTTTTGCAGTGCCAAGGGAAGGTATGATCATTAAGGGGCCATCTGAGTTTGTGGATGATGAAAACCCTCTCCACTACCGTCCGTTTGTGTATGATGAATATGTCAATTATCAACATTCAACTGGAACACAAGAGGCTCCAATGGACAAATTTGCTGGACTTTGA